Genomic DNA from Paenibacillus sp. KS-LC4:
ACGGATGAGAAGCCTAGCCTTTTATATATTGATCATGAAATGGCTCTTTGTTTAGAGGATGCGGAGTCGGAGGCGCAAAGCGAGAACGTAACGGTCGAAGAAATAATGGAAGGTAATCTATCCGTCTTGTGTGAAAATTTTGAGACGTTTCATGCTGCGCTGAAGCTCGCGACAGATGATGAGAACGACGAAGATGACGAGGATAATTCTACCCTCGTCACTGAAGTATAGCGCTGGTCTGTTTATTCCGCGAAGGACTGTCCTTTGGCGGCAAGTGCTTCCCGGATGATCCTTATTGCTTTAGGCCCTGCCCCGTGCAGCTTCAGCAATTCCGACTCGGTAAGTTTTGTGAATTGCTCCAGCTGTACGTATCCGGCTGCGGTTAATGCGCGGGTTGCAGGCTTGCCGATATGAGGCAAATCGCTTGTTTTCTCATGATCAGGCGATAGCTTGGATGGCTCCACGTACATCACTCCTTATAAATAAAGGCTTTCCTTGATGACTATCATTCGGGAAAGCCTTTATTATTTCCTCCCACCCAATAACCGATTCGCAAAATTTCATCATCAACCATTGTATGTGAGAATTATTATCACTTATAATAGAAGGACTAAACAATGGAATGAAACGGACATGGGTGCATAACTAGCAGCATGGGGAAAGGAAGGATAGAGCAGGGTGAATCAAAGTGAGCATATATTGCTGTGGAACCAGGCTTCCATTCGCATTATGGATGTACGTCATATCATCATGGCGCGAGGGGAGGAGCTTCGTTCCTATCAGCTGCCGGCGAGCGCTTTCTTATACACGACGCGCGGAAATGCTGAGGTACGGATGGACGGCAAGACGGTGCTGGTAGAGCGTTATCATATGCTGCATGGCGGCAAGGGCATGTGTCTGGATATTACGGCGGATCGTGTGCTGGAATATTATTTGATTTTGTACAAGGCGGTTTTGCCGCTCCCGAGCCGTCAGGAGCTCGTTCAGTTGATGGAGCAGCATAATCCGTTCCAACTGCAATATAGCTTTGCCTCTCCTCAGCCCATTGCATTGCTCGATAAAATCCAGCGCATGCAGCAGGAATGGCAGCATCCGAATGTACTGGACCAGCTATATATTAAGACGTTGTTCTATCAATTCATACATGAATTGTTTCAGCAGCTTTCGAATCAAGACATCCATGTGCAAAAAGCGGACTACGTCTCGCAAGCGATCCGCTACATGCAGGAGCATTACGCGAAGCGAATTGTGCTCAGCGAGCTTGCCGAACTGCTGGATTGCAGCGTCAGCTATTTATCCCGCATGTTCAAGCAGACGATTGGGCAAAGTCCTATTGACTACTTAATTGCGCTGCGCATCGGCAAGGCGAAGGAGCTTCTGCGGGAAACAGAGGCGACGCTGCAGGAAATAGCTGAAAGCGTCGGCTTTCTGGACGACAGCTATTTTAATCGTATTTTCAAAAAGCATACCGGCATGTCGCTCGGGCAATACAAAGCGAAGGTTCAAAATAATCCTGTACCCGGTTCAAGATATGCCCTTGTCCCGCGGAGGCTCAAACGGTATAGTGAGTATGGTTATGAAAATCATTCTCACTACAAGGAAGAGGGGCCTTTATTTATGTACAGAGAATCAAGAATATCCATGATGGCAGCCGTGCTGATTTGCTTTACACTGCTGCTTAGCGCTTGCGGAACGGGAGCTTCTAATACGAACGCGACGACTAATGCGAGCTCGGCTTCATCAAGCAGCAATGCGGCGGCTTCGACGCCAGCCGCTACCGATACGGCTACAGCGGACGCTTCCCGCGTCATTAAGCATGCGATGGGTGAGGTGACCTTGACAGGAACGCCGGAGCGCGTCGTTATTTTGACCAATGAAGGAACGGAGGCGCTGCTTGCAGTAGGCATTAAGCCAGTGGGCGCGGTTCAATCGTGGATCGGCGATCCATGGTACGAGCACATTAAAACGGAAATGGAAGACGTGACGGTTGTAGGCGATGAATTGCAGCCCAACATCGAGCTGATTGCCAGCCTGAAGCCGGATTTAATTATTGGGAACAAGGTGAGACAAGAGAAAATTTACGAGCAGCTGAACCAGATCGCACCTACTGTATTCGCAGAGGATTTGGGCGGCGATTGGAAAATTAACTTCAAGCTGTATAGCCAAGCGGTAAATAAGCAGGATGAAGGCGACAAGGCAATGGAGGAATTCGATCAGCGTGTCGCTGAGGTGAAGGCGAAAATTGGCGATAAAGCGGCAACGAAGGTATCTGTAGTTCGCTTCTCGGCTTCGCAGGTGCGTATTTACCAGAAGCAGACGTTCTCAGGTGTGCTTCTTGAGCAGCTTGGCTTTGCTCGCCCGGAATCACAGAATGTAGATTCCTTTATCGAAGTCATGACCAAGGAAAGCATTCCGAAGATGGACGGGGACGTACTATTCTACTTCGTATCAGAAGCGGCAGGAAAGACGGATGCGGCTAAAGTAGTGGAAGAGTGGATGAATGATCCGCTGTTCAAAAACCTGGAGGTCGTGAAAAACAACAAAGTCGTTCAAGTAGATGAAGCGATTTGGAATACGGCCGGAGGCTATAAGGCGGCTAATCTGCTGCTCGATGAGATTGTAGACTATTTCGACATTCAATAAAGCGACTGAAACAACGGAGCAGGCCGACGTCATTTTTATTGGCGTCGGCTTCTTTTATTGAGGAAAGGGAGGGGTGAAGGGATGTCTACGTGGAGGATGTCTAAATGGATGGATAGGAGAGGCAGCAAGCTTGCTGTTCTCGGAGCAGGAGTCGCTCTCTTGCTTGTTTGTATGCTTGCTAGCGTGCTATTCGGGCTTCAACCATTCAGTTTAAAAGATTTGTGGCTCGCTTACAGCCAGTTCGACGGCTCGAACGAGCATTTGATTTTGACTCACACCCGCATGCCCCGCACGCTCGTCGCGGTCGTAGTAGGGGCGAGTCTTGCAGTAGCCGGAGCCATCATGCAGGTGCTGACGCGCAATCCGCTTGCGTCGCCGTCGATTTTCGGCATTAATTCCGGTGCGGTGCTATTCATTGTAGTTGGCTTGGCCTTGTTCGGCTCGTCGCTGACGATGAGCAATATGATTGGGCTTGCGTTTATCGGGGCGGCGATCACAGCTCTATTCGTCTATGCGCTCGGCATGCAGGGCAGAGGAAGCTTTGAGCCCATCCGGCTCACCTTGGCGGGAGCATGCGTAGCGGCATTTGCGAGCTCGGTTACGTCTGGCCTTATGTTAATTAATAAGCAATCACTGGAATCAGCGCTGTTCTGGATGGTTGGCTCCGTATCAGGGAGAGAGCTTAACCACCTTGTGATGGTGCTGCCGTATATAATCGCTGGCCTCTTGCTTGGCTTCCTGCTTTCGGGTTCTTTGAATGTAATGGCACTCGGAGACGACAATGCGAAGGGGCTCGGGCAGCGCCTGATGCTCATTCGCCTGCTATGCACAGCTGCTGTCGTGCTGCTAGCGGGAAGTGCCGTTTCAGCGGCGGGGCCCATTGCTTTTATCGGTCTGGTTATTCCTCATTTATGCCGAGCACTGGTCGGGAATGACCACCGCTGGCTGCTTCCCTATTGCGCCGTGGCGGGGGCTTTGCTGCTGGTGGCGGCTGACCTGCTGTCCCGGTTCGTGCTTCTGCCGAAGGAGGTCCCGGTAGGCGTGGCAACAGCGCTTATCGGCGTACCGTTCTTGATTTATGTGGCGAGGAGGAAGAAATATGCCTAAGCCTCGCATAAGGAAAAATATGCTGCTCTTGCTTGCGCTTAGCATCGTACTCGTTGCTTTAAGCATTCTATGCTTGTCTATGGGCAGCATCGCGATTCCGATTAAAGAGGTGCTGCTGTCGCTAGTGGGACGCAATGCGGACAATAGCGATTTAATTATTATGCAATTTCGCTTGCCGCGCATTTTAGCTGCCCTGCTCATTGGCGCGGCACTGGCAGTGGCTGGCTCCTTGCTGCAAGGCGTCATTCGCAATTCGCTGGCATCGCCGGATTTGCTTGGCGTGACGGGCGGCGCGTCTGTCGCGGTTGTTGGCTTTATGACGTTGTTCACCGGCTATAGCATTCACTTCATTCCGGTCATTGCGGTTTTGGGCGCTTTTGTGGCGGCGGCGCTGAACTACGTCTTGGCCTGGAAAAAAGGCGTCTCCACGCTGCGGCTCGTGCTAATCGGCATCGGTATATCGACAGCGATGAGCGCCCTTACGATGTTTTTGCTCATTAGCGGGCCCGCCTATTTGGCGGCGCAGGTGCTGAACTGGATGACGGGCAGCATTTACGGCACGAACTGGTCGTATATTCAAGCACTGTGGCCGTGGGTTGTCGGATTTATCCCGCTGGCGCTGCTTTTTGCCAAGGAGCTGAATGTGCAGTCGTTAGGCGAGGACGTCGCGCGCGGCTTGGGAAGCCGGCTTCAGCTCAATCGCATGCTGCTGCTATTTTTTAGCGTGGCACTGGCCGGGGCGGCGGTCGGCATTGCCGGAACGATTTCTTTTATCGGGCTGCTTGCGCCTCATATGGCTAGAAGGCTGACGGGCCATTCCTATAAAATGGTCATTCCAGTTTCTGCGCTGCTAGGTGCGATTGTTTTGCTGCTCGCCGATCTGGCGGGGCGCATGCTGTTTATGCCGTTAGATATTCCCGCTGGGGTGTTCACGGCAGGAGTCGGGGCTCCGTTCTTTATGTATTTGCTGTTTAAGCGCAAGGCTAGTGTTTAGCCATCTGGATGACATTGTCATGCAATGGCAAATGAGCACCCGCTGATAGCTTCGGGCATGACATATTGCTGGACACAGGAGCCGCTATTTTAAGCAAAGCAAGGGTTACAGTGATAGTTGCGGACTAAGTGTAACTAGAATAAAAAGTGGACACAGCTTTAAGGAACGCCTAATAATAGGTGTAACAAAAAAGAAGAGGTGTCCGCGAGTGGGAGAACAACGGCAACGATACAATGAAGAATTCAAAAGACAAACGGTAAAGTATGTGCAAGAGAAGACCAAGACCATATCGGACATTTGCGAAGAGCTGAATATTCCGAAAAGCACCTTGCATCAATGGATCGGGCAATTCCGGGAGTTCAATCAGGAAGAGGTCAACTATCCGGAAAAAATTCGCAAGCTCGAACAAACCCTCAAAGAAAATGAAGCGGAAACGCGCCGTAAAGAGCGGGAAATGGCGGATTTGAAAGAAGAAATGGCGATTCTAAAAAAGGCGCTGCACATCTTCAGCAAAGAAAAGAACTAAGGTTCCAATTCATCGAAGATCATCGCTCCGAATTTCGAGTGGAGAAGATGTGCCAGGTGCTACACGTATCTAGGAGCGGCTATTACAAATGGCGCATCGCGGCGCCGTCCGAAAGGCAACAGCGGAAAGAAAGGCTTACCCAGCGCATCGTGTGGCACTACCAGGACTCGCTATTCCGTTACGGAAGCCCTCGTATTTACAATGAACTTCTAAAAGAAGGGTGGATCGTTTCGGAGCGGACGGTCGGCTTCATTATGCGTGAAAAGGGGCTGCGCTCTTGTATGTCACGCAAGTTTCGCGTCACCACAACCGATTCGAATCATGAGTGGCCGATCGCACCGAACGAGCTACAGCAAGACTTTTCGGCGACCCGGCCCAATGAAAAATGGGTGGCGGACATCACGTACATTCCCTGTCGTCAAGGGAAGCTCTATTTGGCGAGCATTCTAGATTTATACACCAAGCAAATCGTAGGCTGGCAATTAAGTGATCATATGACAACCGATCTGGTACTCGCTGCCCTCAAGCAGGCTTACGCAGCGAAAAAGCCAGAAGAAGGACTGATCCACCACTCCGATCGGGGCTCACAGTATGCGTCAAAAGCCTACCGTGAGCAGCTCAGCACCTACCAGATGAAGGTCAGTATGAGCCGGAGAGGGAACTGCTACGATAACGCTTGTATCGAGGCTTTTCATAGCATTTTAAAACGTGAACTGATTTACTGTAATCCCAAATTTAAGTCCAAGCAAGAAGCCTACGACCAGTTGTATCGCTATCTGGAGTTCTTTTATAATCGAAAACGCTCAAACAGCACGCTGGGCTATGTGTCGCCCTTGCGTTTTGAACAGCTTTATTACGAAAAAATAGCATAATGAGCGTGTCCACTCTATTGACAGAAGAGCACAGGAGACGTTAAGTTGCTGCACAAAGCTCTTTTGACAGGTGAATAAAGGTAATAACGGCTCTCCTGTCCGCTTATGCTCTGAAATCGGCTCAAAAACCAGAATAGCGGAACCTCAGTCCTTCAAAAAAGTAAGCAACGGGCACGATTTGCTTTCACTTTCTAATTCAATTGGCGGCTTCGAGGCAGCTTGCGCTTTTTTGCCTGCGGGATTATGCTGGATTTATAGATTGGTATTAAGGAGATGAAGCAATGCTGACGCTGCAATGTACGAAAAAGCTCGAGAGCGAGCTTGGAATGATGGATTTTGCGGCAGTGCCGACGGCGGGAGATCCGCTATATGGCTGGCATGCCCATCTGTTCTTGCTGAATCGTCGAAAATGCGTAATCGTCATGAATAATGAGACGAGATACAATTTTGTGCTGCATGGCTTGAAAAAGCAAGATTTCAAACGATTCGATGAGCTTGTAATCGAGAGCGTTGCTGAAAATTTGCTTGCTGATAAAGCGGACGAGCAGGTGATAGAACGTTATCTGCAAGGCGCTGATGCATTCAGCTTTACGAAGACGAGTGATCGCAGCATCATCGCTTTTCTGGATCAGAAATCCACTCCGTTAGGGGTGGTTTTTTTGCATTTAAAAGGCAGATAATGATTGAATTTACACGAATTTTAAATGTAAAAAGAGGAATATGTTGGATATTGTCGAAGTGTGTTCTATGATTTTATACGCTGTATTGAATATGGAATAGGCATTTCAATCTAGTTCAGGAGGCGCTATGTCATATATTGCACATATCCGGGAGAAAGACGGCAAAATTCAAACCGTCCACGAGCATTTGAACGAGGTAAAGGAAGGCTGCGAGCAGCTTGGAGGCAAGATTGGAGCCCGTCATTTGGCGGGACTGGCAGGCTGGCTTCATGACTTGGGCAAAAATACGACCGCTTTCAGGAATTATATTCAGCTAGCCGTAGCGGCGGCAAATGATAAGGATGCGAGGACGCCTAAAAGAGGCTCAGTCGATCATTCGACCGCAGGCGGAAGACTGATTTATCGCAGGTACCATAAGAAAAGCTCGAAGCAGGCCGAGAAAATGGCAGCAGAATGGATTGCCAACTGTATTATTTCCCATCATCAAGGGCTTCGGGATTTTATTGATCCGGGCAAAACATCACCCTTTCTAAAAAGAGTGGCTGAGCAGAAGGACGCGGAAATTGAACAGGGCTATGAGCAAGCGAGTGCGGTGTTCTTCGGACAGCATACCGAGGCCGAGCTGGATACGTATTTTGCCAAGGCTGCTGCCGAGCTTGAACAGCTTATAGCGGTTATGAGGGAATATAAGCTGCCCCGAATAACTTGTTCGCTGCTGATCAAGTACATTTTCAGCTGCCTAATTGATGCGGATCGGACCAATTCGCGGCAGTTTGAAGAGGAGGAGGCGGCAGAGCCGGCGGCGGATTATGGGCCATTTTTCAAGAGAGGCTTTGAAGCTTTAATGAAAAAGCTCGGCGAAATGGACGAAGCGGAGGACGCCGACCATCCGATTAATCGCCTGAGACGGGAGATGTCGCTGCAATGTGAGGCTTTTGCGCTGCGTCCGTCGGGCATCTATACATTATCGATTCCAACTGGAGGCGGTAAGACGCTGGCGAGCCTGCGATATGCGCTAAAACATGCGATAGAGACAGGGAAGCAGCGAATTATTTATATCGTGCCATACACAACCATAATTGAGCAGAACGCGCAAGAAATTAGAGATATTTTGCAGGAGCACGATATGATTTTGGAGCATCATTCGAATGTCATTGAGGAGCCTGATCCGCCAGAAGATGCGTCGGAGGCTGAAGCTTATGATATTCGGCGCAAGAAAATTAAACTTGCGAGAGATACGTGGGATCGCCCGATTATTTTTACAACGATGGTTCAGTTTCTGAATACGTTTTATGCGAAGGGAACGCGGAATGTACGGAGGCTGCATCAGCTTTCGGATGCGGTCATTATTTTCGATGAGGTGCAGTCTGTTCCGATTAAGTGTATTTCTTTGTTTAACGCGGCATTAAATTTTCTACATGCCTTTGGACGCTCCAGCCTGCTGCTTTGTACCGCGACGCAGCCTGCTTTGGACGGGGTGAAGCATCGGCTGCAATTGAAGGATGATGCTGAAATGATTGAAAATCTCGATGAGGTAGGTCGGAGCTTTAAGCGGGTGGAGGCTGTGGATCGAACGACCCCGAGCGGCTGGAAGGCAGATGAGCTGGCGGATTTTGTGCTGGATAGGATGGATGAGATCGACAGCACGTTGGTCATTTTGAATACGAAGTCGGCAGTACGCAAGCTGTTCGCTGAGCTGGAGAAGCGTCAGAGGTCAGGGGACTGTGATGCCAGACTGTTTCATCTCAGCACGAATATGTGCGCGGCGCATCGCAAGGATGTGCTCGAAGAGCTGGTGAAAGCACTCGCTTCGAAAAGAAAGGAACGGATCATTTGCGTCAGCACGCAGCTTATTGAAGCAGGCGTCAACATTAGCTTTGAATGCGTCGTTCGTTCCCTTGCAGGACTAGACTCCATTGCACAAGCGGCGGGCAGATGTAATCGGCATGGGAAGGACGTCATTCGGAGCGTTTATATTATGAAGTCTGCGGATGAGGTGCTGACGCATTTGAAGGAAATTAGCATCGGTGCAGAGCAGACACAGCGCATATTGGACGATATGAGGGAATATCCGCAGATGTATGGGGGAGAGCTGCTGTCGAAGGCGGCGATGCAGGCTTATTTTAAATACTATTATAAATTGATTGAAAATAAGATGCAGTACCCTGTAGAGAAGCTTGGTGAAACTATTTTTGAGCTGCTGGAGCAAAACAGAAATTATGCTGCTGGCTACAAAGGGAAGCATGGGAAGCTGCCTGAGTTGATTAGCTTCTCGGCTCTCGCTACGGCTGAGCAATATTTTGAAGTCATTAGTCAGGTGGCAAGAACGGTGCTGGTTCCTTATAACAAGGAAGCTAAAGAGCTGATACTCGACTTGAACGGCGAGCTGAAGGCAGGAGAGCTGGGCGTGCTGCTGCGCAAGCTTCAGCCGTATGTTGTCAATATTTACGAGCATGAGTTTAAGAAGCTAGATAAAAATGGGGACATTCAGTATCTGCTGCATGGCGAGGTGCTGGCTTTGCGGGAAACCGCCTTTTCAGAGCAGTTCGGTGTGGAGACGGATGGCGAAGGGGAATGGTCGTCAGCAATTATGTAATGGGAAATGGTAACTTCTTTAGCCATCAGAAAGGAGAACAAGATGCGCAACCAAATCGAATTCGAAGTATCCGGCAAGTACGCTCTTTTCACAGACCCGTTGACCAAAATCGGAGGAGAGAAGTTCAGCTATCAGGTTCCTACTTATCAAGCTCTGAAAGGAATTGTGGAATCTATATATTGGAAGCCTACAATTATTTGGTACATCGACGAGGTTCGAATCATGAACGTCATTCAGACGGAGTCCAAGGGCATTCGTCCTATTGAATATAATGGCGGCAATACGCTTGCCTATTATACCTATTTGAAGGATGTGAAGTATCGGGTTCGCGCCTATTTTGATTTTAATCCTCATCGGGAGGATCTCGTCTATGACCGCAACGAGCATAAGCATCACAATATCGCCAAACGTTCGGTTCAGGCGGGAGGGCGCAGAGATATTTTTCTCGGGACGCGTGAATGCCAGGGCTATGTGGAGCCTTGCGATTTTAACGAAGGCAAGGGCTTTTATGATGAGGTGCCAGAGGTAGACTTCGGTCACATGGTTCATGGCATCAGCTACCCGGATGAAACAGGCAGGCCGGAGCGGGAAACAAGACTGTGGCCAGTCAAAATGGAGCGCGGCATTATCCGCTTCATTCGCCCAGAAGCTTGTGTACTGACTCGCAAAACAGGCGAAGGTGCTGCCAAAGCTTTCGGCTCCGAAAATATGGAGTCTGTCGACCACCTGCATGAACAGCTATTTGCAGAGGGGGAGAAGGCATGAGCTGGCTCGCAAATTTAAGCAAAACCTACGATAACCATACGGAAGCGATAGGGAATTTTGAGAAAAAAAGAAATGGCCGTGAATATGCACTCATTCCGATTTCACATACGACACAAAGTGCGCATATTGAGGTGATTTTGAACGGGAAGGGCGTATTTCTAAGAGCGAAGGTAATTGAGAAGGAAGAAGGAAGCACAATCATTCCTTGCACCGAGGCTGCGGCTAGCCGGACAAGCGCACCCGTTCCCTATCCTTTGTTCGATAAGCTTATGTATGTTGCTGGCGACTATGAGCAATATGTTGGCGAGGTGAAGAAGCATACGCCACATGCAGATTATTTGGAGCAGCTGCGCGCATGGTGTACATCGGCTTATTCCAATCGCAAGGTGGAAAGTGTCTATCAATATTTGCAGAAAGGCACGCTGATAGCAGATTTAGTAGAGTATAAGGTGCTATGGACAGACAGGCAACGCAAGCTGCTGGATAAATGGGTGCAGGAGGAAGGCGACGAGAGCAAGGAGAAGCCAGACATTTTCAAAGTGATTGCCTCTGATCAAAGCTCGGCTTTTGTGCGATTCGCCGTATACATTCCGGGAGATACCGAGCCAAGGCTATGGCGGGATCGGGAGGTTCAGCAGTCCTTTATTGATTTTTATAATGAGCAGCTTGCAGAGAAGGATTTATGTTATGTAACGGGCGAGCAGCTTCCCTTTGCGGACAAGCATGCTTCGCGTATTCGCAACTCTGGTGATAAAACGAAGCTGATTTCAGCCAATGACTCAAGCGGCTTCACGTTTCGCGGTCGGTTTCGGACGGGTCGGGATGCGGCCTCCGTCAGCTACGAGGTATCGCAGAAGGCGCATAATGCGCTGAAATGGCTAATTGATCGGCAGTCCTTCACCCTCGACGGCAAAGTGTTTCTCGTATGGGGAACAGATCGGCTTGAGGTGCCAGATCCTGCGGAGGATTTATTCGACTATTTGAAGGAGGAAGAGGACGATTCGTCCGCTGGAGATATTTCGCATCGGGAGCATGCTCTTGAGGTAAGAAAAGCGCTCAGCGGCTACCGTTACGATGGCGAATATAAATCGAATGTCGTTATTATGACGCTTGATGCGGCAACCCCAGGACGGCTGTCCATTGTGTATTACCGCGATATGAACCGCGAGCTGTTCATGAATCAATTGCAGCATTGGCATGAAACCTGCTTTTGGCGCCATAGGTATCGCAAAAACGAAAATGACAAGTATGTAGCTTTTACAGGTGCGCCAGCGACAAAGGATATTGCTTTTGCCGCTTACGGGCCGCGTGCAAGTGACAAGGTGGTGAAAGGGCTGCTGGAGCGAATGCTGCCCTGCATCGTAGATGGTCGTGCAATTCCGATAGATATTGTTCGCAGTGCGATTAGTCGAGCTTCCAATCCGGTAGGCATGGAGCCATGGGAATGGGAGAAAACGCTAAGCATCGCCTGTGCGCTGGTCAACAAAACAAAAGAGAAGGAGGGCTTCCGAGTGAGCCTGAATAAACAATTGGAGGACCGAAGCTATCTATTCGGCAGAATGCTGGCGATTGCCGACGTGCTGGAGAGACGTGCATTAGGTAGAGAAGAGAGACGGGCAACGAATGCAATCCGATATATGAACGCTTTTGCCCAGCGTCCGGGACGCACATGGCGTATTATTCAATCCAATCTACAGCCCTATCAGGCGCGGATGGGGACGGATGCGAGATATTATAATGGTCTGCTTGATGAGGTGGGCTCGATGCTGAAGACTGAGGATTTTACGGATGCTCCGCTTAGCGGACTGTATCTGCTTGGTTTCTACAGCCAGCGTCATGATCTGTATACGAAAAAAGATAAAGGCGACACGACGCAGGGGCAAGATAGCGAGCAAGATAACAATCAAGACAGCGAGCAGGACGATACAGAGGAATAGCCAAGTCTAGCAATAGTCTAGCAATCTAAAAGTCTACTAAATAAACCTATTAGGGAGAGATTAAAATGAGCGTACTTGACCATAAAATTGATTTTGCCGTTATTTTGTCCGTCCGAAATGCCAATCCGAATGGCGATCCATTGAATGGCAATCGTCCAAGGCAAACCTATGAAGGACTTGGCGAGATTTCTGATGTGTGCCTAAAACGCAAAATCCGCAACAGGCTGCAAGACATGGGAGAAGCGATTCTCGTGCAGTCGGATGAGCGTCGTGACGATGGATACCGCAGCATTAAAGAGCGTGTAGATGCGAATGCCGATGTTCAAGAGTTTGCCAAGGGGAAAAAGCAAAACAATGAGCTGTACGCACAGGCGGCCTGCAAGTCGTGGATGGATGTGCGCAGCTTCGGCCAGGTGTTTGCTTTTAGCGGCGGGACGGATGCGTCCTCGGGAGTATCTGTAGGCGTTCGCGGGCCTGTCTCGATTCATACAGCGCTTAGCGTCGAGCCGATAGCCATTACAAGCACGCAAATTACGAAAAGTGTAAACTCGGTGACGGGTAAGGACCCGAACAAGAAGGGCTCAGACACGATGGGCATGAAGCATAGAGTAGATTTTGGCGTCTATGTTGTTTATGGCAGCATCAATACACAATTGGCGGAGAAAACAGGCTTTACGAAGGACGATGCGGAGAAGATTAGAGAAGCGCTTATTTCTCTTTTTGAAAATGACACCTCATCCGCGCGCCCGGACGGCAGCATGGAAGTCCATAATGTTTTCTGGTGGAAGCATCAGTCCAAGCTTGGGCAATATTCCTCAGCGAAGGTGCATCGCTCCTTGAAAATCAAATTGAACGATGACGTAGTCGAAGGGAAATCCATCGACGACTACACTTGGACAATTGAGCCGCTTGAGGGCTTGGAGCCTCTAAGATATGTGGGACGATAATGAAGAAGATTTTTTAATGCTTTCTGGCATTCAGCATTTCAACTTTTGCCGTAGGCAATGGGCGCTAATCCATATTGAGCAGCAATGGGAGGAAAACGTCCGCACCGTTGAAGGGGCGCATTTGCATCGTAAAGCCGATCAGCCCATGCTGCGGGAGAAACGCGGGGACAAGCTCATTGTCCGTGCGCTTCCCGTACAGTCGCGGCGGCTCGGCATTTCCGGCATATGCGATGTCGTAGAGTTTGTGCGAGACAGCTCAGGAGTTCCACTGGCGGGTGAGGAAGGGCTTTACGTTCCGTACCCCGTGGAATACAAACGCGGCAAGCCGAAGCGGAATGATTCCGACCGCTCGCAATTAGTCGCTCAGCTCATGTGTCTAGAAGAGATGTTAATGTGTGAGCTGAAGGTGGGCTATCTCTATTATGATGAAATCAAGCATCGCGTGGAGGTGCCCGTCTCCGAAGCGGATAAAGCCAAGGTCAAGCAAAGCTTGGAAGAAATGCGCCACTACTATGAGCGGAACCATACACCACGGGCGAAGACGGGGCCACATTGTCAGAGCTGCTCTTTGAATGTCGTTTGTTTGCCGGAAATGCTGGAGCGAAAATCCGTTTCAAGCTTTATTGAAAGCAGGTTATCCGAATGAAAAAGCTGCTGAATACTCTGTTTGTAACAATGCCGGATACGTATTTATCGCTCGATGGCGAGAATATTGTTATAAAGCGTGACGATGAAATTGCCGGACGTTATCCGCTGCATAATTTGGAG
This window encodes:
- the cas3 gene encoding CRISPR-associated helicase Cas3', producing MSYIAHIREKDGKIQTVHEHLNEVKEGCEQLGGKIGARHLAGLAGWLHDLGKNTTAFRNYIQLAVAAANDKDARTPKRGSVDHSTAGGRLIYRRYHKKSSKQAEKMAAEWIANCIISHHQGLRDFIDPGKTSPFLKRVAEQKDAEIEQGYEQASAVFFGQHTEAELDTYFAKAAAELEQLIAVMREYKLPRITCSLLIKYIFSCLIDADRTNSRQFEEEEAAEPAADYGPFFKRGFEALMKKLGEMDEAEDADHPINRLRREMSLQCEAFALRPSGIYTLSIPTGGGKTLASLRYALKHAIETGKQRIIYIVPYTTIIEQNAQEIRDILQEHDMILEHHSNVIEEPDPPEDASEAEAYDIRRKKIKLARDTWDRPIIFTTMVQFLNTFYAKGTRNVRRLHQLSDAVIIFDEVQSVPIKCISLFNAALNFLHAFGRSSLLLCTATQPALDGVKHRLQLKDDAEMIENLDEVGRSFKRVEAVDRTTPSGWKADELADFVLDRMDEIDSTLVILNTKSAVRKLFAELEKRQRSGDCDARLFHLSTNMCAAHRKDVLEELVKALASKRKERIICVSTQLIEAGVNISFECVVRSLAGLDSIAQAAGRCNRHGKDVIRSVYIMKSADEVLTHLKEISIGAEQTQRILDDMREYPQMYGGELLSKAAMQAYFKYYYKLIENKMQYPVEKLGETIFELLEQNRNYAAGYKGKHGKLPELISFSALATAEQYFEVISQVARTVLVPYNKEAKELILDLNGELKAGELGVLLRKLQPYVVNIYEHEFKKLDKNGDIQYLLHGEVLALRETAFSEQFGVETDGEGEWSSAIM
- the cas5c gene encoding type I-C CRISPR-associated protein Cas5c; amino-acid sequence: MRNQIEFEVSGKYALFTDPLTKIGGEKFSYQVPTYQALKGIVESIYWKPTIIWYIDEVRIMNVIQTESKGIRPIEYNGGNTLAYYTYLKDVKYRVRAYFDFNPHREDLVYDRNEHKHHNIAKRSVQAGGRRDIFLGTRECQGYVEPCDFNEGKGFYDEVPEVDFGHMVHGISYPDETGRPERETRLWPVKMERGIIRFIRPEACVLTRKTGEGAAKAFGSENMESVDHLHEQLFAEGEKA
- the cas8c gene encoding type I-C CRISPR-associated protein Cas8c/Csd1, with product MSWLANLSKTYDNHTEAIGNFEKKRNGREYALIPISHTTQSAHIEVILNGKGVFLRAKVIEKEEGSTIIPCTEAAASRTSAPVPYPLFDKLMYVAGDYEQYVGEVKKHTPHADYLEQLRAWCTSAYSNRKVESVYQYLQKGTLIADLVEYKVLWTDRQRKLLDKWVQEEGDESKEKPDIFKVIASDQSSAFVRFAVYIPGDTEPRLWRDREVQQSFIDFYNEQLAEKDLCYVTGEQLPFADKHASRIRNSGDKTKLISANDSSGFTFRGRFRTGRDAASVSYEVSQKAHNALKWLIDRQSFTLDGKVFLVWGTDRLEVPDPAEDLFDYLKEEEDDSSAGDISHREHALEVRKALSGYRYDGEYKSNVVIMTLDAATPGRLSIVYYRDMNRELFMNQLQHWHETCFWRHRYRKNENDKYVAFTGAPATKDIAFAAYGPRASDKVVKGLLERMLPCIVDGRAIPIDIVRSAISRASNPVGMEPWEWEKTLSIACALVNKTKEKEGFRVSLNKQLEDRSYLFGRMLAIADVLERRALGREERRATNAIRYMNAFAQRPGRTWRIIQSNLQPYQARMGTDARYYNGLLDEVGSMLKTEDFTDAPLSGLYLLGFYSQRHDLYTKKDKGDTTQGQDSEQDNNQDSEQDDTEE
- the cas7c gene encoding type I-C CRISPR-associated protein Cas7/Csd2 is translated as MSVLDHKIDFAVILSVRNANPNGDPLNGNRPRQTYEGLGEISDVCLKRKIRNRLQDMGEAILVQSDERRDDGYRSIKERVDANADVQEFAKGKKQNNELYAQAACKSWMDVRSFGQVFAFSGGTDASSGVSVGVRGPVSIHTALSVEPIAITSTQITKSVNSVTGKDPNKKGSDTMGMKHRVDFGVYVVYGSINTQLAEKTGFTKDDAEKIREALISLFENDTSSARPDGSMEVHNVFWWKHQSKLGQYSSAKVHRSLKIKLNDDVVEGKSIDDYTWTIEPLEGLEPLRYVGR